The genome window GTCTTTGATCACCGGGCCGATGGTTACTTTGGTGTCGGGCCAGATTTCCTGCACGGCGCGGGCCATGATATGCGCAAGGTCGTGGCGCACCAGCTCGTTGGCCTGCTCTTCGTCGGCCATGGTGTGGATCGCAATGTCGGCGTCCGCTTTGATCGGCCAGGCCAGATCGAAATGCGCACCGTTGACAGTGGCGCTGATGGCCTTTTTGCCCAAGGATTTTGAGATGTCGGCAGCCACTTCACCAGCGGTGATGCCGGCGTCATATTGGCGGCTATTGCCATCGGGAAGGGTGAGGGAGATTTGGGCCATCTTGGGCGCTCCTCGTCGGTTTGGCGCCTACGAGACGCCCGGTTGCGGGTTATGTGTTTCGCCTATGTGGCGGGGCGGGGGCAGCTTGTCAATGCTGGCAGGGCGCGCGCTGAAAAGTTGCGCGATGCGGGCGGCGCGCTATGTCAGGCGGGCAACAACGAGGACGGGTCAGATGCAAGACGACACGGCGCAGCGCGCTTTTGAGACGATTTCGGGCGCGGATGACCCAGCTGAAGGCTTGGGGGACAAGGCCCAGCAAGCCGAGGCCCGTAATGGGCTGCGCCATATCGTGTCGCTATCGATGACCAAGGTCGCAGACGGGTTGATTGACCCTAAGCTGGTGTTGGCATGGCTGTTAAGCGCCCTTGGCGCGCCTGCGGTTTTCGCGGGTGCCTTAGTGCCGATCCGCGAGGCCGGGTCACTGTTGCCGCAGATCGCGCTGGCTGGAATGGTCGAACGGATGGCGCGGCGCAAATGGGCATGGGTGGTGGGCTCGGTCGGGCAGGGGGTGGCGGCGGCGTTGATCGCGCTTGCAGCTCTCAGTCTTGAGGGGGCCGCAGCGGGCTATGCGGTGTGCGCGGCCTTGGCGCTGCTGGCTGTGTGCCGGGCTGCCTGTTCGGTGTCGTTTAAGGATATCCTTGGCAAGACCGTGGGAAAGACGCGGCGCGGATCGGTGACGGGGCTGGCTGGGTCGGTGTCATCGGTGGGTGTGGTGATCTTTGCGGGGCTGCTGATGTCTGGCCTGTTTCAGAGCCGGGGCGTCGTCGTCACGGCAATCGCGCTGGCGGCGGCTCTGTGGATCGGCGCTGCGGTGTTGTTTTCAACGATCAAAGAGACACCAAGCGAGCCTGACAAAAGCGCCGGCGTCGATTTCAATCTATTGCGCGGCAATTGCGACCTGTGGCTTTTCATTCTGGTGCGCGGCCTATTGGTATCGACCGCCCTTGCGCCGCCCTATCTGGTGGTGCTGGCCGGACCGTCCGAGACCGGGCAGTTGGGCCAACTGGGTGCGCTGGTGATGGCCTCTGCACTGGCGTCTTTGGTCAGTTCTTATGTCTGGGGGCGGCTGTCGGATATGTCGAGCCGCCGGGTGCTGATGCTGACAGGAATCGTGGGCGCGGTGGCGATGGCGCTGGCGGTGCTGCTGTGGTTCCTTGGCATGGCGCAGGCGGTCTGGGCAATGCCCGGCGTGCTGTTCATCTTGATGATCGCCTATCACGGCGTGCGGCAGGGGCGGTCGACCTATCTGGTTGATATGGCACCCAAAGACAGCCGCGCGGCCTATGCTGCCGTTAGTAATACGGTGATTGGGGTTCTGTTGCTGCTGGCCGGGGTGCTGGGCGGAGGGGCCGCGTTGATCGGGCCGCAGGCGACGCTGATGCTATTTGCCTTGATGGCAGTTGCCGCCGCCGTTCTGGCTCATTGGCTGCCCGAGGTGGAACATCCGGATGACGGGTGACTTGCCCTTGCCGCCTCCGCCGCGCATGATTGGCTAAAACACGGAGGCAGCATGGCAGACAGCACATTCATCGACACCCCAGAAGGGCGGCGCATCGCCTATCACTACACAGCGGGCGCAGGGCCCTGCGTTGTATTCCTCGGCGGGCTGAAGTCTGACATGATGGGAACCAAGGCGGTCTTTCTTGAAGACTGGGCACGGGCCGAGGGACGGGCGTTTCTCCGGTTCGACTATTCGGGTCACGGCGAATCCTCGGGCAGCTTTGCCGAAGGCTGTATCGGCGACTGGCACGAAGACACATTGGCAGCGGTCGAAGCACTGACCGAAGGGCCGCTGATCGTCGTGGGGTCGTCTATGGGCGGCTGGCAGGCGCTGCTGTTGGCGCGGCAGCGGCCTGAGCGTATTGCCGGGTTGATCGGCATCGCCGCCGCACCTGATTTTACCGAAGATGGCTATTGGGCGAATTTTACCGATGCGCAGAAACAGGCGTTGGAAGAGGTCGGACAGGTCGAACTGCCGTCGGACTATATGGAGCCCTACGTCATCACCCGCCGCATGATTGAAGATGGGCGCAAGCGGCTGGTACTGCGCGACCCTCTCACGCTGCCGTTTCCCGTGCGGCTGCTGCAAGGCACCGCAGATACCGCCGTTAGCACGGAGACGGCTGTTCGGCTGTTAGAGCACGCCCAAAGCCCCGATATGCGCCTGACACTGGTCAAAGACGCCGACCACCGCTTTTCCGATGAGCATTGTTTGGCGTTGATCGTGCAGGCGATCGAAGAGGTGTCGGCCCAATAAGGTCGAACGCGGTGCGCGTTGGCGGGCATGGAACCGCCGATGCACCCTGCGCCCCGATGCCAGCCCAAAATACCCATGCTATGAGGCAGCCAAACCCAAGGGGGACGGCATGAAACCACGTCATTTCAACTGCATAACTGACCGGAAAGTCGCGCATGGCTGAGCCGCTCGTTCTATTGCCCGGTATGATGTGTGACGCCCGTGCATTTGCCCCGCAGATTGAGGCGCTTTCGCCCCGGTCCACGGTTGTGCTGGCGCCGATCACCCAAGGGGAGCGCATAGAAGAGATCGCCTCAGGTCTTTTGGATCAACTGCCGCAGCGCTTCGCGCTGGTGGGGCAGGGGATGGGCGGCGTTGTGGCGCTGGAACTGCTGCGCCGCGCCCCCGATCGCATCAGCCGCATCGCCTTGCTGGCCACCCATGTATTGGCCGAACTTCCGGCAATTGCAGCCGACCGTGAGCCGCAGATCGTTATGGCACAGTCAGGCAAACTGCGAGAGGCGATGCAGTCGCGTATGGCGTCGGGCTTTCTTGCGCCCGGCGTTGGGCGTGGCGAAGTGCTGACACGTGCGATGGAAATGGCCGAGACGCTGGGCGGCGATGTTTTTGTGCGCCAATCCCGTGCGCTACAACGCCGCCGAGACCAACAAGCAGTGCTGCGCAAATGCAAAGTGCCAGCGCTGGTGCTTTGCGGCGAACATGACGCGCTTTGCCCGGTTAAGCGTCATGCTTTCATGGCCGAAATGATCCCTTATGCCAAGCTAACAGTGCTGGAGGATGCAGGCCATATGCCCAGTCTTGAGCAACCAGAGGCCACAACCGCCGCGCTGCGCGACTGGATGCTTCAACCTCTGGCGCTGTAATGGGGCAGCGGATTAGGCCGCTGCTGGTTTTGCTGGCGCTTTTGCCTTGTTGGGCTCAGCCTTCATAGGCTCAGGCGTGCCGTTGTTGGCATCGATAAAGTCCAGCACCAAGGGCCGGATATTGTTGCGCCAGCTTTTGCCCGCGAAAATCCCGTAGTGGCCCGCGCCATCTTCGAGGTGGCTCGCCTTTTTGGAATCTGGCAGGCCGGTCAGCAGATCAAGGGCCGCGATACATTGACCAGGGGCTGAAATGTCATCCTTGCTCCCTTCGACCGTTTTGACCGCGACAGTTGTGATCTTGCCGATATCGACCTGACGGCCTGCCACGGTAAAGACGTTGCGGGCGATCTCGCGTTCCTTGAACACGCGCTGCACGGTCGAGAGGTAGAACTCCGCCGGCATGTCCATCACGGCGAGGTATTCGTCGTAGAACTTGTTGTGTTTGTCATGCTC of Sulfitobacter sp. DSM 110093 contains these proteins:
- a CDS encoding MFS transporter translates to MQDDTAQRAFETISGADDPAEGLGDKAQQAEARNGLRHIVSLSMTKVADGLIDPKLVLAWLLSALGAPAVFAGALVPIREAGSLLPQIALAGMVERMARRKWAWVVGSVGQGVAAALIALAALSLEGAAAGYAVCAALALLAVCRAACSVSFKDILGKTVGKTRRGSVTGLAGSVSSVGVVIFAGLLMSGLFQSRGVVVTAIALAAALWIGAAVLFSTIKETPSEPDKSAGVDFNLLRGNCDLWLFILVRGLLVSTALAPPYLVVLAGPSETGQLGQLGALVMASALASLVSSYVWGRLSDMSSRRVLMLTGIVGAVAMALAVLLWFLGMAQAVWAMPGVLFILMIAYHGVRQGRSTYLVDMAPKDSRAAYAAVSNTVIGVLLLLAGVLGGGAALIGPQATLMLFALMAVAAAVLAHWLPEVEHPDDG
- a CDS encoding alpha/beta fold hydrolase yields the protein MAEPLVLLPGMMCDARAFAPQIEALSPRSTVVLAPITQGERIEEIASGLLDQLPQRFALVGQGMGGVVALELLRRAPDRISRIALLATHVLAELPAIAADREPQIVMAQSGKLREAMQSRMASGFLAPGVGRGEVLTRAMEMAETLGGDVFVRQSRALQRRRDQQAVLRKCKVPALVLCGEHDALCPVKRHAFMAEMIPYAKLTVLEDAGHMPSLEQPEATTAALRDWMLQPLAL
- a CDS encoding alpha/beta hydrolase; the encoded protein is MADSTFIDTPEGRRIAYHYTAGAGPCVVFLGGLKSDMMGTKAVFLEDWARAEGRAFLRFDYSGHGESSGSFAEGCIGDWHEDTLAAVEALTEGPLIVVGSSMGGWQALLLARQRPERIAGLIGIAAAPDFTEDGYWANFTDAQKQALEEVGQVELPSDYMEPYVITRRMIEDGRKRLVLRDPLTLPFPVRLLQGTADTAVSTETAVRLLEHAQSPDMRLTLVKDADHRFSDEHCLALIVQAIEEVSAQ